The region GGTATCCACATCGACCATTTCGTGAAGGTCGACTTCACCGGGTTCAAGGCGATGGTGAACGCCCTGGACGGTGTGCCGGTCTGTTTATCCGAGCCGGTCGATGACAAGAAGGCGCTTCTGAAGCTTCCCGCGGGCAGGCAGCTCCTCGACGGGGAGAAGGCGCTTGGCTATGTGCGGGCGCGATACAAATTCGGTGACGGGTCGGACATCGGGCGGATCCAGAGACAGCAGATGTTCCTCGCCTCGATGGCCAAGCAGGCGATGAGCGGGGAGACACTGACCAACCCCCAGAAGCTGTTCCACTTCCTCGACGCCGCGACCAGATCGATCACCACCGACCCCGAGCTCACCATGGGAGTCCTGAAAGACCTTGTGACGAGTGCCGAGGGCATCACGGCAGGGCAGATCCGGTTCGTGACCACGCCCTGGCGCTACTCGGTCACCAATCCGGGCCGGGTGGAGTGGGTGCACCCGCAGGCGGATCGCCTGTTCAAGATGGTCGCGGCCGACCGGATCAGCAAGAACGTCAAGACCGGTGAGCAGAAGATTCCCAAGTCCCAGATCCATATCGTCGTCCAGAACGGCAGCGGCCGACAGGGCCTCGGCGGCGAGGTCGCGGCCGAGCTGGAGCAGCGCGGCTATCACATCGTCAAGATCCTTGCCGCGCGCAAGCCGTACGCGCGGACGGTGATCAAGTATTCTCCCAACGGGAAGAGCCGGGCACCGCGCCTGTTCCGTGAACTCAAGAAGACGACGAGCCACCCAGTCGAGAACGCGCGAACCCAGACGCTCGTACTGGTCCTCGGCGCCGACTGGCAGGGGATGAAGCCTCCGAGGACGCTGGACGACGTGGAGGGCTTTGACGCTACCCAGGACAGCTGCACCGCGTCCTGAAGCGAAGCGGCTCCGCCCCTCGAACCAGGGTGAACGCGGCGGCTAAATGACGGCGACGCGAGGGACGGCGATCCGATCGGGGGCCTCGGCCCACTGCTCCAGCCGGGCGACGAACTCCCCGGCCACCGCGGGCCAGTGGTAGTGGTTGAGCGCCTCGGCGTATCCCCGGGTGCCCATCGCGGCACGTCGCTCGGGGTCGTCGCGTAGGCGCAGCACCGCCCGTACGACCGCCTCGGCCACCGTGTCGGACGCCGACCCGTACGGGCCGGTGACCGGCTCCGCCTCGCCGAAGGGGACGATCGTGCCGCAGTCGACCCGTCCGACCAGGGACGCGGCGTTCGGCAGCGGGGTCGTCACGACGGGGATGCCGCGCGCCATGTACTCGATGATCTTCGTGGGCGTCGACTGCCGGTAGTTCGGCAGGTCGTGCAGGAGGGACAGCCCGGCCAGGGCGCCCTCGGCCATTCGCAGGGCGTGCCGGTTGGGGACGTACCCGAACCAGTCGAGCACGCCCTCGCGCTGCGCGTCGCGCAGCATCGGGCGGACCGCGGCGTCGGCCGGCCCGATCAGGTCCAGGCGGATGCCGTACGGGCGCAGCCGCCGGGCCACCTCGATCATCTCGGCGGCGCCCCGCGCCGCGGAGATGTGCCCGACGTAGACGACGCGGGAGTCGCCGGGCGGCGGAGGCGGCGCCGGCGGCACGTACGTGTGGTTGGGCACGACGGGGTGCGGGCCGGGGAAGCGCGCCCGGTAGGCCTCCTCGGCGAGGATCAGGTGCAGGCGGCGCTCGGCCCGGGTCTCGATCGCCCGGATCAGCGGCGTCAGGACGCCGCGCAGCGGCCCCGGCAGGTACGACTTCGTGTCCAGCGCGGCGATCGTGTCCTCGTGGACGTCCCAGACCGTGGGCGGCCTTCTGCGCGGCAGGGTGAGCAGCAGTTCGATGTCGTGCACGAGCAGCAGGTCGGCGTCCCGCGACGCCCTGCGCAGGGCCGAGGAGGACGCCCGCAGCGCCCTGCTCCGGTGCAGGCCCACCGCCCGGGGCACGTCGACGGCCCGGATCCCCTGTGACGGAGTCACGTTGCAGTGGGTGAACGGCGCGACGAAGGTCACCTCGTGTCCCGCGTCGAGCAGCGCCCGGATCTGCCGGTGGGTGATCCGCGCGTCCTCCGGGTGATGCACGGTCGTGGCGACACATACCCTCATACAGGGAGGCTGGCCGCGCAGTCCGAAATGACCGGATGCCTCGGGTGAATGCTCCCCGAAATGCGGTTGAACTTCCCGTGCGGGCGCTACTTCGTCGCCTGGACGCTCGGCCTACGGTAGAGCCAGATGAGCCGGGGCTCCAGCAGCCACTTGAATGCGGTGCGGGTCACCGGCAGGCACAGCACGATGGCCAGGGCGAAGCACGAGCACGCGATGGCCGCCACCCCGAGGGGGCCGTACAGCCAGGGCACGTTGAGCCAGCCCATCTCCTTGGCGATCATGACGGGCACGCCGTGCAGCAGGTAGCAGTAGAGCGTGCGGGTGCCGAGGTCGGTGAACCACGTCTGCCGCCGGGGGACCAGCGACATCACGGCCGCCGACATCGCCAGCGCGGCCACGAGCAGGCCCGCGCGCAGGGCCATGCCCTTCCACCACACCAGGTGGAGGTCCTTGAAGCTGTTCTTGTAGTAGATCGGGCCGAGCTTGATGGAGTAGTTCGTCACGAGGAAGACGGCCACGGCCGCCGCGCCGAGCAGGACGACCACCGACAGCGCCCGCACCCAGCGCTGCTTGAGGAAGTCGAAGACCTCCGGCTTGAGCACGAGGCCGAGCACGAAGAACGGCAGCAGGCCGAAGAACCGGTCCATGCTGAAGTCACCGGTCAGTTCGGAGAACCCGGCGAAGAGATACACCGCGATCGAGATGACGAACGGATAGCGCATGCGCTTCCACACGGGTGTGGACAGCCGCCAGAACAGCAGCGCCAGCAGATACCAGTTCAGCCACGCCGGGTCCATGATCGTGATGCTGAGCTTGTGCCCGAAGGCGGTGCGCAGCAGGGCGTAGCCCACCTCGACGATCACGTACGGCACGAGGAACGTGTCGACCAGTTTGTTGGTCTTGGCGTTGGAGTTCCAGAAGTTCCTCGACAGGTAGCCGCTGATGATGACGAACAGCGGCATGTGGAAGACGTAGATGAACAGGTACGCCGCCCGGGACGAGTCGGCCGCGAGCGTCGGGACCAGCGCGTGCCCGATCGGCACCAGGGCGATGCCGACGAACTTCACGTTGTCCAGGTAGGGATCGCGCGGCTTCCTGGCCCGGGGCGCTGGCTCCTGTTCGGACTCGCCGCCCTCCATCCCGTCCTGCCGGTCCGTACGCCGGGCGAACGGATCGGCGGACGGATCGGCGGACGGATCGGCGGACCGGCTGGGCGCCTCGGCCCAGGCGGGCAGCGGAGCGCGCAGCGGCCTGCCGAGCGGGCCCGTCGGACGGGAGTCCGGCACGCCGTCGTCCTGGGCGCGCCGCCAGGGGTCCCAGTGGCCGGGGTCGCCCTCCGGGCCGGGCCACGCGGGGGCCGCCGGGGCCTCCGGCACGGGTGCGGCCTGGAAGGCGCCGGGCGAAGCCTGGGAGGCCGCGCCTCCGAGGGGCGGGGGAGGGGCCTGGAAGTCGGTGATCGGCGCCTGGAAGGCGGTGGGCGGGTCGTCGTCCGGGAACGGCTGTTCGCCGCGACCACCGGACGCGGTCCGCTGCGGGTAGGGCGGGGCGCCGAAGGGATCGTCCGCCGGCGAGGAGAGCGCGGCGGTGCCGGTCGGCGGGGTGTCCAGGAACGGGTTCACGGACAGGTCGGGGCCGGCCTCGGGGCCGCCGAAGGCCGGAGTGGGGAAGGCGGGCGGTGGGCCGGCGGGAGCCGGCGGCGTCCCGAAGACATCGGTTCCGCCGCCGCCGAATGCCGGTGCCGGGAAGGACGGGGGTGGGGCGACGGGGTTCGGTGGCGTCCCGAAGACATCGGTTTCGCCGCCGCCGAAGGCCGGTGCGGGGAAGGCGGGGATGTCGCCGGGGACGGGCGTGGGGGCGTCCGGGCCGGACGCCGGAGGCCGCCTTCCCGGCCCGTTCGGTCCCCGGCCGGGACCGGTCTGCCCCCGCCCGGCGGAGAAGTAGTCGAATCCCGGGGGGGAGGGCGCGGACTCGGGCGGCGCGCCCAGCCGGGCGGCCCCCGGCCTGCGCGGCGTGCGTACGGGCAGGGGCTGCCTCTCGTACGGCGCCTGGCCCGGGGGAGCCGCCCCGCCTGCCGGGGCCTGCGGCGTCGCCTCGCCCGGCCGGCCGTCCTCGTGGCGTCCGCGCACGGGCAGACCGGGGCCGTCCTCCGGGGCCGAACCCGGAAGGCCGCCCTCGTGGCGGCCGTGAACCGGAGCGCCGGGCTGGTCCGCGTGGGGTTCCCGCACCGGAGCGCCCGTGGCCGGCGGCTCCCGGCGGGCCGGGCCGCCGTCCGGAGCGGGCCAGTCTCCGGTGATGCGGCCTATCACTCCGGTGGGGGCCTCTTCGGCGTCGGCGTCGACGCCTGGCGGGGAACCGGGAACCGGGGGATGACGGCGGGTGTCACTCACGGGAGAAACGCTCAGCTATCTGTCGGGGGAGGCTCGGGGGGACGGCCACGCTCCAGGGGCACCCGAGGCGTGTCACCGCGTCCTTTCGGACACTAGCGAAGGCGCCCCGGCGCATCAGCCGAACGGGCGAACAAGGGCGCGTTCGCCAGATCACCACCCTAACGTTCTTGGACACCTCTGTCGCCTCGGGGGCCGGACGTAACCCAGGTGTATCTGTCCCGTCCGGCCCCCGGCGACGTGTCTAGCTGGAGCAGATGTCGGTCTCGGAGGTGACCGCGTTGTCCCCGACCTGGAGGGGAATCCGCACGCCCTTCCAGTCGGCGCCGATCACCAGCTGCACGATCGGCCCGCGCACCCGGCCCTTGGGCGCGTCCGGCGGCGGCGACGCCGGGGTGAACGGCTGGATCGGACCGGTCGCCGCCTTGCCCGTCTCCGGGGAGACGGGGTTGAGCAGCTTGCTGATCAGGATCTTCGAGTAGTTCCAGCCCTGGCCGGTGTAGCGGACCATGGTCTTGGGCTGGTCGCTGCCGTCGGGCTTCTTCGCGTCGCCGACCCCGACGACGTTGAAGCCGAGCGCGGTGAGCTCCTCGGCGACCTCCTTGGCCCGGCCGTCTGCGTTGGTGCCGTTGAACACCTGCACCTTGACCTGCTGCGGCTTGGTGACCACCGGGCCGCTCGGCGAGGCGGCGGCGGACGCGGCCGGGCTCGCGGAGGCGGTTGGGGTCACCTCGGTGTCGTTCGCGATGGCCCGGAACAGGTTGCCGGCGGCCGGCTGCTTCCACTGCACGCGGTTCTTGTCGGCGGTGTACGGCTCCCACGGGACCGTGGTGGCCTTGAAGCCCTTGGCCGAGAGCTTCTGGGCACTCGTCGCGATCTTGATGAGCTCCTCGGTGTTGAGCGCGTCGTCCATCGTGACGGACCGGGCCGCGGCCGCGATGAACTTCTGCAGCTTGCCGACGTCCGTGAGCAGCGCGCTGCTGGTCGCCTTCTTCACCACCTGGGAGATGAAGACCTGCTGGCGCTTGATCCGGGAGATGTCGCTGCCGTCGCCGATGTGGCGCAGCCGTACGTAGCCCAGCGCGGCCTCGCCCATCACGACCTGCTTGCCGGCGGGGAGCGTGAGCTTCGAGTTCTTGTCGTTGACGGCCTGCGGCAGGCAGATCTGGATCCCGCCGAGCGCGTTCACGATGTTCTTGAAGCCGGTGAAGTCCACCTTCATGAAGTGGTCGATGCGGATGTTCGTGAGGCTCTCGATCGTGCGGCGGGTGCAGATCATCCCGCCGTCGGAGAACGCGGAGTTGATCATGCCGGTGTGCGCGGGGACCAGCGTCTTGTTGTGGGAGTAGCAGGCGGGGATCAGCACCATCGAGTCGCGGGGGAAGCTCAGCAGCGTCGCCGTGTCCCGGTTGGGCGACACGTGCAGCAGCATGATCGTGTCGGTGCGCTCGCCGTCGTTGACCAGGTGCTGGCCGTACTTCTTGTTGTCGCCCGCACGGGTGTCCGAGCCGACGAGCAGCACGTTGATCGCGCCGGTCGGGCTCACGGGACGGTCCTTGTCGAGTTCGTCGGTGGACGCGCCCCGGTTGATCAGGCCGAGCGTGCTCCGGTAGACCTTGTAGGCCGTCAGCGTGCCGATCACCAGCACGCAGGTCAGCGCGATGCTGATCCAGCCGCCGACGCTCAGGCGCGACCGGCCGCCGCCCGACCCGCGCCGGGAGGGCGGCTCGTCGTCCGGAGGCAGGCCGTCGCCGCCATCCGACGCGCGAGGTCCCCGCTCGTCGCCGGGCTCGCCGCGCCGCCGACGACCGGCGGGTTCGCCGGGTCCGCCCGGCCCGGCGGGGGAGGCGCCGTACGCGGTCTCCTCGTCGCCGCGTCTGCGGCCCCGCCGCCGGGGCGGCTCGCTCTCGTGGCCGTCGCCGGCCGGGCGGCGGGCCTCGCGGGTCGGTTCGAAACGGGCCTCGTCACCATGCCCATAACCCGGCCCATAATCTGGCCCGTAACCCGGGTCATGGCCGGGGCCGTGACCCGGCTCGGGGTGCTGGCCGGAGCGGCGGCGTCCCCGGCCGCCCTCCTGCGGGCCGGGAGGAAGGTCGCCCTGCTGCCTCCGTCCGCGCGGCATGTCCGCGTAGCCCGCGGGGTCGGCCGGCAGGTCGGCGTACCCGGCGGGCACGGGGGCCGCCCTTCGGCCGTCACGCGACGGCGGCTGGAAGGCGCCGCCGTACGAGCCGTCGTCGGAGTGCCCCCAGACCCTCTGGTCGGCGGAGGCGGGAGGAGGCCCGGCGGGCGGGGTGACGCGCCTGCGCTCGCTCACCGCGGGCCCGCCCAGGAAGCGGCCGGACGAGTGGGCGAGAGGCGGCCAGGATCAACGTTTCGCTCGCACACTTGTCCTCCTTGCCTGGCGATCACTGGGCGCGCTCCGAGCGTAGGTCACGGGAGCGCCTGAGGGCGCCACGATTGGGAGGATCCAGGCCCGGCATGCGCCGTACCCATGCCCCCCTGATCCAGGGCCAGAGCATACTAAACACCGACATTTTGGGTATGAGAATCAGTTTGTCTTTACCCTGAATTTGTGTTCTCCATGCCATTCGTCCAGGTCACATCACGTGACGGTGCGACGGCCAGCGCGGCGGCCAGGCAGGCGAGCGGCACCGCGGGCAGCGTGTAGCGGTAGTCGAACTGCGCCGTCGCGGCGGGAACGAGCAGCAGTGCCCAGGCCGTCGTCCAGCCGAGCCTCCAGCCGCCGGGCGCCGGCGTTCCCGGCGCCCTCCGGGCCGCTGTCATCCGCCTCGCCGCCCACGCGGCGGGCGGCACCAGGAGGAGGGCCAGCAGGGCCGCCCCGGGCAGCCACGCCACCCGCTGGTAGCCCCGCATCCAGCCCGCGAACGGCTCGGCGACGCGGACCGTGATCGGCCCCTGCTCGTAGCGCCGGGCGAACTCCTTGCCCACCAGGGCGGGGTACCGGCCGGGCGGCGGCGGCACGGTCGCGGGGAAACGGTAGTAGCCGTAGGTGTCGGCGTCCGGGTAGACGGGCCGCCCCGGCGTGAACGACCGGCCCAGCTCGGTCAGGGTCGTACGGAGGTAGTCGAGCGGCTGGCTGCGGATCGCGAGCGAGGCGAACCTCCCGGCCAGCGTGTCGGTCTCCTTCGTGAACGTGATGCCGGGCAGCCGGACCAGGGGCGACGCGTCGTCCCAGATGTACTCCTGGGACACCGGGCGGGCCGCGGGCGGCCGGGGATCGCACAGCACGGCGAGGTCGGCCGGCGGGCTCATCACCGCGCAGTCGGCGAACGACATCGTCCGGGCGTAGAGGAAGACGCCGTTCGAGCCGATGATGCCGAACCGCTGGTGGGTCGCGTAGAACCAGCCGGCGTACGCGGCGACCGGCACGAGCGCGGTCACCAGGAAGGGCAGGACGATCGCGGCCACCACCCTGCCCGGCCGTACCGTGCTCGACTGCGCCGTGCTCGACTGCGCCTTGCCTCCGGTCCCCGCCGTCGTTTCGGCCGGGCTTTGAGCCGGGCTTTCAGCTGTGCTTTCCGCCATGGCGCCCGCTCGCCGCATGCCGTACGCGAGCAGGAACAACGCGAAGACGGCGATCAGCGGGAGTCCGATGGTCCTGGTCAGCGTGGCGGCGGCCAGCAGGAGGCCGAGCGCGGCGGACGCACGCGCCGTCAGCGGCCGGCGCATCGCCAGGCACACCGCCGCGACGAGCAGGAACGTGAACAGCGAGTCGGAGACGAGCAGGTGCTCCAGCTCGACCTGGTAGGCGTCGAGCAGCACCGGCGCACCGGCCAGGACGGCGGCCCACACGCGGCCTCCGCGCCGCAGGACGGTCACGTAGACCATCACGCCGACGAGCAGCCCGAGCACGTGCTGTACGGCCGCCACCAGAGCGAAGCTGTGGAACGCCTCGAACAGCCGCAGGAACATCGAGTAGCCCGCCGGGCGGACGAGGTCCGGCCTCGGCCGCATGGCGGTGACCACGTACGTGTAGGAGTCGGGGAACCACAGCGCGGGCCGGTAGCCGAGCACGGTCACCAGCCGCAGCAGCGCCCCCAGCCCGAGGACCCCGAGAAACCACCGGTGCCGGCGCGCCCATCCCGGAAGGTCCTCGCTCGCCCATGCCCCCGGACGCACCGGATTCCGAGGAGCCAACCGGCCCCGCCCCCAGCGCCGGAGCCGCCCACTCGCGGGAGTCCCGCCCCCGCTGTCCGACACCCGCACTCGCCCCCCTGCCCGCTTTCCGGCGTACGCTACCGGCTCCGTAACCTCCTCTGCGCGCGTCGCTGCGTGTCTGTGGACGACGGCGACGCGTGGGGTGGGGAACGGCCGGGGGCGACCGATAGTCTCGGCTGCATTCCAGCGAACAGTCGTGGGCGTACGCGGCTGCCGACCGGTGGCCCCTCGAACGGGGCGGCGGGCGAGGCGGCCGACGGGGCGGCGGGCACACCGATGGGCAGGGTGGCGGGCACACCAATGGGCAGGGTGCTCGCGGCCGTCTCCGTCGTGCCCGCCCTCGCGCTGAGCGGATGGCTGCTCGCCGGGCTGCCGCTGCTGCTGCTCGGCTGGTTCCGGCCGCTGCCGATGACGCTGCTCGGCGGCGGGGCTGCCGTCCTGCTGTGCGCGTACGGCGTGCGTCGCCTCCCCGGGGTCGCGGCGACGCACCGGTGGGCGACGGCGGCGGTCCTCGCCGTGGCGCTCGGGTCGGGGGTCCTCAACGGGCTCCTGCACGGCGAGCAGCTGATCGTCCGGCGTGACCCGGCGACGTACGCGCAGTACGCCGTCTGGCTGGCCCGGCACGGGTCGCTGCCCATCCCGGTGGGCGACTTCGGCGGCGCCGATCCCGCTCTGCGTTTCGACAGCATGGGCTTCTACCTGGTCGACGGCGGGATCGTCCCCCAGTTCATGGCCGGGCCGCCCATGATCCACGCCATCGGCCAGTGGCTGGGCGGCGTGCCCGGCCTGCTGCTCGTGCCGCCCGTGCTGGGCGTGCTCGCGGTGCTCACCGTCGCGGGGACCGCGGCGCGGCTCGCGGGCCCGCGCTCGGCGCCCCTGGCCGCCCTCGTCTTCGCGGTCGGCCTGCCG is a window of Microbispora sp. NBC_01189 DNA encoding:
- a CDS encoding LCP family protein — encoded protein: MVGVVAGGATFAVGGYVKLSGNVRHEQVTKQELGPRPAKISKALNVLVVGSDQRDGANAKYGKVPGERTDTIILTHISPARDGALLISFPRDSLVQLPACPAKGGLPGQQAHVGMINESFNFGGMACTWRTIESLTGIHIDHFVKVDFTGFKAMVNALDGVPVCLSEPVDDKKALLKLPAGRQLLDGEKALGYVRARYKFGDGSDIGRIQRQQMFLASMAKQAMSGETLTNPQKLFHFLDAATRSITTDPELTMGVLKDLVTSAEGITAGQIRFVTTPWRYSVTNPGRVEWVHPQADRLFKMVAADRISKNVKTGEQKIPKSQIHIVVQNGSGRQGLGGEVAAELEQRGYHIVKILAARKPYARTVIKYSPNGKSRAPRLFRELKKTTSHPVENARTQTLVLVLGADWQGMKPPRTLDDVEGFDATQDSCTAS
- a CDS encoding glycosyltransferase; translation: MRVCVATTVHHPEDARITHRQIRALLDAGHEVTFVAPFTHCNVTPSQGIRAVDVPRAVGLHRSRALRASSSALRRASRDADLLLVHDIELLLTLPRRRPPTVWDVHEDTIAALDTKSYLPGPLRGVLTPLIRAIETRAERRLHLILAEEAYRARFPGPHPVVPNHTYVPPAPPPPPGDSRVVYVGHISAARGAAEMIEVARRLRPYGIRLDLIGPADAAVRPMLRDAQREGVLDWFGYVPNRHALRMAEGALAGLSLLHDLPNYRQSTPTKIIEYMARGIPVVTTPLPNAASLVGRVDCGTIVPFGEAEPVTGPYGSASDTVAEAVVRAVLRLRDDPERRAAMGTRGYAEALNHYHWPAVAGEFVARLEQWAEAPDRIAVPRVAVI
- a CDS encoding acyltransferase family protein — encoded protein: MSDTRRHPPVPGSPPGVDADAEEAPTGVIGRITGDWPAPDGGPARREPPATGAPVREPHADQPGAPVHGRHEGGLPGSAPEDGPGLPVRGRHEDGRPGEATPQAPAGGAAPPGQAPYERQPLPVRTPRRPGAARLGAPPESAPSPPGFDYFSAGRGQTGPGRGPNGPGRRPPASGPDAPTPVPGDIPAFPAPAFGGGETDVFGTPPNPVAPPPSFPAPAFGGGGTDVFGTPPAPAGPPPAFPTPAFGGPEAGPDLSVNPFLDTPPTGTAALSSPADDPFGAPPYPQRTASGGRGEQPFPDDDPPTAFQAPITDFQAPPPPLGGAASQASPGAFQAAPVPEAPAAPAWPGPEGDPGHWDPWRRAQDDGVPDSRPTGPLGRPLRAPLPAWAEAPSRSADPSADPSADPFARRTDRQDGMEGGESEQEPAPRARKPRDPYLDNVKFVGIALVPIGHALVPTLAADSSRAAYLFIYVFHMPLFVIISGYLSRNFWNSNAKTNKLVDTFLVPYVIVEVGYALLRTAFGHKLSITIMDPAWLNWYLLALLFWRLSTPVWKRMRYPFVISIAVYLFAGFSELTGDFSMDRFFGLLPFFVLGLVLKPEVFDFLKQRWVRALSVVVLLGAAAVAVFLVTNYSIKLGPIYYKNSFKDLHLVWWKGMALRAGLLVAALAMSAAVMSLVPRRQTWFTDLGTRTLYCYLLHGVPVMIAKEMGWLNVPWLYGPLGVAAIACSCFALAIVLCLPVTRTAFKWLLEPRLIWLYRRPSVQATK
- a CDS encoding LCP family protein, with product MSERRRVTPPAGPPPASADQRVWGHSDDGSYGGAFQPPSRDGRRAAPVPAGYADLPADPAGYADMPRGRRQQGDLPPGPQEGGRGRRRSGQHPEPGHGPGHDPGYGPDYGPGYGHGDEARFEPTREARRPAGDGHESEPPRRRGRRRGDEETAYGASPAGPGGPGEPAGRRRRGEPGDERGPRASDGGDGLPPDDEPPSRRGSGGGRSRLSVGGWISIALTCVLVIGTLTAYKVYRSTLGLINRGASTDELDKDRPVSPTGAINVLLVGSDTRAGDNKKYGQHLVNDGERTDTIMLLHVSPNRDTATLLSFPRDSMVLIPACYSHNKTLVPAHTGMINSAFSDGGMICTRRTIESLTNIRIDHFMKVDFTGFKNIVNALGGIQICLPQAVNDKNSKLTLPAGKQVVMGEAALGYVRLRHIGDGSDISRIKRQQVFISQVVKKATSSALLTDVGKLQKFIAAAARSVTMDDALNTEELIKIATSAQKLSAKGFKATTVPWEPYTADKNRVQWKQPAAGNLFRAIANDTEVTPTASASPAASAAASPSGPVVTKPQQVKVQVFNGTNADGRAKEVAEELTALGFNVVGVGDAKKPDGSDQPKTMVRYTGQGWNYSKILISKLLNPVSPETGKAATGPIQPFTPASPPPDAPKGRVRGPIVQLVIGADWKGVRIPLQVGDNAVTSETDICSS